In one window of Falco biarmicus isolate bFalBia1 chromosome 16, bFalBia1.pri, whole genome shotgun sequence DNA:
- the LOC130159985 gene encoding uncharacterized protein LOC130159985, translating into MPRQGAVRSENKILQQKHSGQADKGRRNEENEGHHFRDRRTEVTFEIKAFKVTAACASGYTEGSHLEMPQYSVKLLLPDADHSLAEIKVELLLLEDELPKDQMQAQERSAGSGPCVGLKSICWKRMSGTSSDGTDDDDQGKPHFSDSLPPGGIGSSRKKPKKERQQLAAQKNTETTEVEKEVLILKVSCWNQAELAEEGTTPSLMPTLLEIMIFTIFVFVIFMCVTNGGE; encoded by the exons atgccCCGGCAAGGAGCTGTACGGagtgaaaacaaaatcctgcagCAGAAGCACTCTGGGCAAGCAGATAAAGGCAGGCGGAACGAAGAGAATGAAGGGCACCATTTCAGAG ACAGAAGGACTGAAGTAACCTTTGAAATCAAAGCCTTCAAAGTGACAGCAGCCTGTGCCTCTGGCTATACTGAA GGTTCACACCTGGAAATGCCTCAATATAGTGTAAAGCTTCTGTTGCCTGATGCAGATCACAGCCTTGCTGAGATAAAA GTAGAACTACTATTGCTGGAGGATGAATTGCCGAAAGACCAGATGCAGGCGCAGGAGAGATCAGCTGGAAGCGGTCCCTGTGTCGGTCTCAAGTCTATTTGCTGGAAAAGG atgaGTGGAACATCTAGTGATGGAACTGATGATGATGACCAAGGCAAACCACACTTTTCTGATTCTTTGCCTCCTGGAGGAATCGG atccagcaggaaaaaaccaaagaaagagaGGCAGCAGTTAGCAGCTCAGAAGAATACGGAGACAACTGAAGTGGAAAAAGAGGTGCTGATACTGAAAGTCAGCTGCTGGAACCAAGCAGAACTGGCAGAGGAAGGGACCACTCCAAGTCTGATGCCCACGCTTCTGGAGATCATGATATTTACCATCTTTGTGTTTGTGATCTTCATGTGTGTAACTAATGGAGGCGAATAG